The following are from one region of the Silene latifolia isolate original U9 population chromosome 9, ASM4854445v1, whole genome shotgun sequence genome:
- the LOC141601245 gene encoding uncharacterized protein LOC141601245, with product MQPAYSQNEWSSCPGKEYSIAKGYAWLHHSTPDIEWHHQVWNKWTVPKHSIIAWMYHHRGLNTKDKLFRLNIASDNLCCICGNEEETTQHLFFKCQYSKAVLALICEWTGYSLPETRDQDWRGNARLSRLKVGIINSILNAVTYHIWRQRNGSRHDLQIQAPAGCLKLIQFEVRAKIQQQCKGTMSRTDRSWLEKLM from the coding sequence ATGCAGCCTGCGTACAGTCAGAATGAATGGAGCTCCTGCCCTGGTAAAGAGTATTCCATTGCTAAAGGGTATGCTTGGCTACACCACTCTACTCCAGATATAGAGTGGCATCATCAGGTTTGGAATAAGTGGACTGTCCCTAAACATTCAATTATAGCCTGGATGTATCATCATCGGGGCCTTAACACTAAGGACAAGCTCTTTAGACTCAACATTGCTAGTGATAATCTCTGTTGTATCTGTGGAAATGAGGAAGAAACCACGCAGCATCTGTTTTTTAAATGTCAGTACAGTAAGGCAGTGTTGGCTTTGATTTGTGAATGGACTGGTTACTCATTGCCTGAAACTAGAGACCAGGATTGGAGGGGGAATGCTAGATTGTCCAGACTGAAAGTTGGAATCATTAATAGCATTCTGAATGCTGTTACTTACCATATTTGGAGGCAACGAAATGGCAGCAGACATGATTTGCAAATCCAAGCTCCTGCAGGTTGTCTGAAACTGATTCAGTTTGAagttcgagctaaaattcaacagCAATGCAAGGGCACAATGTCAAGGACAGATCGTAGTTGGCTTGAGAAGCTTATGTAA